A section of the Fusarium falciforme chromosome 8, complete sequence genome encodes:
- a CDS encoding ThiF domain-containing protein, which yields MDASNQNQGQPPVAPQAQQLPDASAAAAMPPVDAGANLNGNGIPQLPDHLLGSMNPEAMAGMMPDPSLMADPTMLAAMQMPLADPSAFMMQPGMAIPNGQPHAFGVPVAPPATVSADEIALYDRQIRLWGMAAQAKIQSANILLITIKALANEIAKNLVLAGIGSLTLLDGAVVTEADRGSQFFLADDDSIIGQNRAQAASAALQKLNPRVRVHVDTEGVKTKGPSYFAGFDIVIATDLDPESFNIINTATRLNCKAFYAAGCHGLYGFIFSDLIEHDYVIQRDLGNVPTIPGPETRTRTIVDVQTRKEGPKTIESVTKRELYSTWFLASDVGGLPEEYTQSRRRLKSVTPALSCLRALWEFMQIQGGRVPSNRDDLKMFTQIATQKHKALGLPSETLRPEFLRSFLQNLVSEISPVAAILGGQLAQDVINVLGQTQQPIQNMVVFDGNTMEGLMYPLHPEGSLGSGLLTDHQVPNGGAPMMLPTGMDALPMGIDPTAMGALPHHNNPIMIPGGLQNGMGLAMQDAAMTNPTQQFNPAQAPQQPPQQDPQQAPQQAAPQPAAATAEQPAQEAPANPGNAGAN from the exons ATGGACGCCTCAAACCAGAACCAAGGCCAGCCTCCGGTTGCGCCTCAGGCTCAGCAGCTCCCAGATGCCAGCGCGGCCGCTGCGATGCCTCCCGTCGACGCTGGCGCCAACCTCAACGGCAACGGTATTCCTCAGCTACCAGATCATCTCCTCGGCTCAATGAACCCTGAAGCCATGGCTGGCATGATGCCTGATCCCTCACTCATGGCGGATCCCACCATGTTGGCGGCCATGCAGATGCCTCTAGCAGACCCCTCAGCCTTCATGATGCAGCCTGGAATGGCCATTCCAAACGGCCAGCCTCACGCCTTTGGTGTCCCTGTGGCACCGCCTGCCACGGTCAGCGCTG ATGAGATTGCTCTCTATGATCGCCAGATCCGCCTCTGGGGCATGGCCGCCCAGGCCAAGATTCAAAGCGCAAACAttctcctcatcaccatAAAGGCTCTCGCCAACGAGATCGCAAAGAACCTTGTCCTCGCTGGCATTGGCTCTCTCACCCTCTTGGACGGTGCCGTCGTCACCGAAGCCGATCGCGGCTCCCAGTTCTTCCTCGCTGATGATGACAGCATCATCGGCCAGAACCGCGCTCAGGCTGCGAGTGCCGCCCTCCAGAAGCTCAACCCTCGTGTTCGTGTCCACGTCGACACAGAAGGCGTCAAGACAAAGGGGCCCAGTTACTTTGCTGGCTTCGACATCGTTATTGCCACTGACCTTGACCCCGAGTCattcaacatcatcaacaccgcCACCCGCCTGAACTGCAAGGCATTCTACGCCGCTGGTTGCCACGGTCTCTACGGATTCATCTTCAGCGATCTCATCGAGCATGACTATGTCATCCAGCGTGATCTCGGAAACGTACCAACCATCCCTGGCCCCGAGACACGCACTCGcaccatcgtcgacgtcCAGACCCGCAAAGAGGGCCCCAAGACAATCGAGTCCGTCACCAAGCGCGAGCTCTATTCCACATGGTTCCTTGCCAGCGATGTTGGTGGTCTTCCCGAAGAATACACCCAGTCCCGCCGACGACTCAAGAGCGTGACCCCTGCGCTCTCGTGTCTCCGCGCCCTATGGGAGTTTATGCAGATCCAGGGCGGCCGCGTCCCCAGCAATCGCGATGACCTTAAGATGTTCACGCAGATTGCCACCCAGAAGCACAAGGCCCTCGGCCTCCCCAGCGAGACCCTCCGTCCAGAGTTTCTGCGCAGCTTCCTCCAGAACCTCGTCAGCGAGATCTCCCCTGTCGCCGCCATTCTCGGTGGTCAGCTGGCTCAGGATGTCATCAACGTGCTCGGCCAGACGCAGCAGCCCATCCAGAACATGGTCGTCTTTGACGGTAACACCATGGAGGGCCTCATGTACCCTCTGCACCCCGAGGGCTCCCTCGGCTCCGGACTCCTCACCGATCACCAGGTGCCCAACGGCGGCGCCCCCATGATGCTTCCCACAGGCATGGATGCCTTGCCCATGGGCATCGACCCAACCGCGATGGGCGCTCTGCCTCACCACAACAATCCCATAATGATCCCCGGTGGGCTGCAGAACGGCATGGGCCTTGCCATGCAGGACGCTGCCATGACCAACCCTACGCAACAGTTCAACCCTGCGCAGGCTCCCCAGCAGCCACCTCAGCAGGACCCTCAACAAGCCCCCCAGCAGGCAGCACCGCAACCCGCAGCAGCCACGGCTGAGCAGCCTGCCCAGGAGGCACCGGCGAACCCTGGCAATGCGGGCGCAAACTAG